Proteins from a genomic interval of Papaver somniferum cultivar HN1 chromosome 4, ASM357369v1, whole genome shotgun sequence:
- the LOC113274351 gene encoding uncharacterized protein LOC113274351 — MDHHKVLGLERNASKTEIREAFKKLALQYHPDKHSNSSQTVIDEFTDKFREICEAYEFLITDKAIFDSSGSRNEDDSGETSVRREPKYRASGTFGDGVWNYEGDVDPKSIKNFFYGVAFAGVLIVGSVVLKVAKRVLV, encoded by the exons ATGGATCACCATAAGGTTCTAGGTCTAGAAAGAAACGCAAGTAAAACTGAAATCAGAGAAGCATTTAAGAAATTAGCTCTACAATATCATCCAGACAAACACTCAAATTCTTCCCAGACAGTAATCGATGAATTTACCGACAAATTTAGAGAAATTTGTGAAGCATATGAGTTTCTCATCACTGATAAAGCAATCTTTGATAGCTCAGGGTCAAGAAATGAAGACGATAGTGGTGAAACTTCAGTAAGAAGAGAACCCAAATATAGAGCTTCTGGGACTTTTGGTGATGGAGTCTGGAACTATGAGGGAGATGTTGATCCTAAGAGTATCAAGAACTTCTTTTATGGTGTTGCCTTTGCTGG TGTTCTTATTGTGGGATCAGTGGTTCTTAAAGTAGCCAAGAGAGTGCTTGTTTAG